One genomic segment of Methanofastidiosum sp. includes these proteins:
- a CDS encoding YlmC/YmxH family sporulation protein, with translation MRMSELVGKEIINFYDGGRLGTVGESDLVIDLESGRVQSLILPGRNNLLSFWGDQQQMVIPWEAVKKIGAEVIIVDLDRTNLRGRRHLL, from the coding sequence ATGCGCATGAGTGAACTGGTAGGCAAAGAAATAATCAACTTTTATGATGGAGGCCGGCTGGGCACTGTAGGAGAGTCGGACCTGGTCATTGATCTTGAATCCGGAAGAGTACAATCACTGATTCTGCCGGGGAGAAATAATCTGTTGAGTTTTTGGGGTGATCAGCAGCAGATGGTGATCCCTTGGGAAGCGGTTAAAAAGATTGGGGCCGAAGTAATAATCGTAGATCTGGACCGAACCAACTTAAGGGGTCGCCGGCACTTGTTGTAG